The Candidatus Eisenbacteria bacterium genome contains a region encoding:
- a CDS encoding glucose 1-dehydrogenase yields the protein MRRFEGRVALVTGGGSGIGEATCRRLASEGAKVVVVDIDEASAQRVAGEIGGTAFRADVANPVQSEAMIEHAVETYGRLDVLDNNATGGGTIGRIADIDLEAWNRALAVNLTAPFLAIKFALPVMLGQGKGAIVNIASNAALQAEEGLGAYASAKAGLLALTRNVAAEYGRRGIRCNVVSPGAVETPPTRAFVAAVDGIRAKMERANTLRRLGQPDELAAAVAFLASDDASFVNGALYVVDGGAHAANQVGLIGGE from the coding sequence ATGCGACGCTTCGAGGGCAGGGTGGCGCTCGTGACCGGCGGCGGGTCGGGCATCGGCGAGGCGACGTGCCGGCGGCTGGCATCGGAAGGCGCGAAGGTGGTCGTGGTCGACATCGACGAGGCGAGCGCGCAGCGCGTCGCGGGCGAGATCGGTGGGACCGCCTTCCGCGCCGACGTGGCGAATCCCGTGCAGTCCGAGGCGATGATCGAGCACGCCGTCGAGACCTACGGTCGTCTCGACGTGCTCGACAACAACGCGACCGGCGGCGGCACCATCGGCCGCATCGCCGACATCGACCTCGAGGCATGGAACCGTGCGCTCGCGGTGAATCTCACGGCGCCGTTCCTCGCCATCAAGTTCGCGCTCCCGGTGATGCTGGGGCAGGGGAAGGGCGCGATCGTGAACATCGCGTCCAACGCCGCGCTCCAGGCCGAGGAGGGTCTCGGCGCCTACGCGTCGGCCAAGGCGGGGCTCCTGGCGCTCACGCGCAACGTGGCGGCGGAATACGGCCGGCGCGGCATCCGCTGCAACGTCGTCTCGCCCGGCGCCGTCGAGACGCCGCCGACCAGGGCGTTCGTCGCCGCCGTCGACGGCATCCGCGCCAAGATGGAGCGTGCCAACACGCTCCGGCGCCTGGGACAGCCCGACGAGCTCGCGGCCGCCGTCGCGTTCCTCGCCTCGGACGACGCGTCGTTCGTGAACGGCGCCCTCTACGTCGTCGACGGCGGCGCGCACGCCGCGAACCAGGTCGGGCTCATCGGCGGAGAGTGA
- a CDS encoding EamA family transporter, giving the protein MRSAVTSRVWAALLVVYVVWGSTYLAIRIAIETLPPFLMAAVRFLVAGTVLYAWAIRRGDRARDVPGWPQWRATAIIGAALMLGGNGGVVWAEGRIASGIAALLVATLSLWMALITWLVEGVRPSRLALVGLPLGFAGLALLIGPVETTGIDPLGVAVCALASLSWAAGSIYSRHAPLPRRSLVATAMEMICGGVWLLLAGLAKGEWALVRPAAFSAASVGALVYLIVMGSLLAFSAYIWLLREAPTSLVATYAYVNPVVAVALGWLVKDEPISARMVVAGAVILFSVVLIARGSRQP; this is encoded by the coding sequence ATGCGATCGGCCGTCACATCTCGCGTCTGGGCGGCACTGCTCGTCGTGTACGTCGTCTGGGGCTCGACGTACCTCGCGATCCGCATCGCGATCGAGACGCTGCCGCCGTTCCTCATGGCGGCAGTGCGGTTCCTCGTCGCGGGAACGGTCCTCTACGCATGGGCCATCCGCCGCGGCGATCGCGCCCGCGACGTGCCAGGCTGGCCGCAATGGCGGGCCACGGCGATCATCGGGGCCGCGCTCATGCTCGGCGGCAACGGCGGCGTCGTGTGGGCGGAGGGACGGATCGCATCGGGCATCGCGGCGCTGCTGGTCGCGACGCTGTCGCTGTGGATGGCGCTCATCACCTGGCTGGTCGAGGGCGTGCGGCCGTCTCGCCTCGCGCTCGTCGGCCTGCCGCTCGGTTTCGCGGGCCTCGCCCTGCTCATCGGCCCGGTCGAGACGACCGGCATCGATCCCCTGGGCGTCGCGGTGTGCGCGCTCGCGTCGCTCTCGTGGGCGGCGGGGTCGATCTACTCCCGCCACGCGCCGCTGCCCAGGCGATCGCTGGTCGCGACCGCGATGGAGATGATCTGCGGCGGCGTCTGGCTCCTGCTCGCGGGTCTCGCGAAGGGCGAGTGGGCCCTCGTCCGCCCCGCGGCGTTCTCCGCGGCGTCGGTCGGCGCCCTCGTCTACCTCATCGTCATGGGATCGCTGCTGGCGTTCAGCGCCTACATCTGGCTCCTGCGCGAGGCCCCGACCTCGCTCGTCGCGACCTACGCGTACGTGAACCCGGTGGTCGCGGTCGCGCTCGGCTGGCTCGTGAAGGACGAGCCGATCAGCGCCCGCATGGTGGTCGCCGGCGCGGTCATCCTCTTCTCCGTGGTGCTGATCGCGCGCGGCAGCCGGCAGCCCTGA